The following coding sequences are from one Megachile rotundata isolate GNS110a chromosome 13, iyMegRotu1, whole genome shotgun sequence window:
- the LOC100881002 gene encoding uncharacterized protein LOC100881002 isoform X2, producing the protein MYQWPLIVALVVSMFVGRVCPVTQKSGHGDEGNISTQNISNANHTSSVSNANKTVEVSIKTAEDKKEKQNETKSSAPLESSTNVTSPHAQKTIDDGKHNCSSTKESTDMTNCYVTPHDNDEIIENEASTTEPTNTVTTATNKTETSTESQVTKAPPHVSTEEEDKKSVEIFVPLNNTETPRKIPYNVTTETDHSNGSIHTNESDAVAKNGTNINETSVSSVAPLLADNVTANVGAVKSTDQNNKSMPSGMIALVTAISFAVAIAIVYIGMIIWRRYIEYRYGHRELLVNELEFDTNDLRHFEL; encoded by the exons ATGTATCAGTGGCCACTGATCGTTGCATTAGTGGTTTCGATGTTTG TTGGCAGAGTATGTCCGGTAACGCAAAAAAGCGGACATGGCGACGAAGGAAACATTTCGACGCAAAATATTAGCAACGCGAATCACACTTCCAGTGTTTCAAATGCTAATAAAACGGTCGAAGTTTCGATCAAAACAGCGGAGGATAAAAAGG AGAAGCAGAACGAAACCAAAAGCTCAGCACCGCTGGAAAGCTCGACGAACGTAACGTCGCCGCATGCACAGAAAACGATCGACGATGGGAAACACAATTGTAGTTCGACGAAGGAATCAACGGACATGACGAATTGTTATGTCACACCGCACGACAAcgatgaaattattgaaaacgaAGCAAGTACAACAG aGCCTACAAATACCGTAACTACCGCAACTAATAAGACTGAAACGAGCACGGAATCTCAAGTAACGAAAGCTCCTCCTCACGTGTCCACTGAGGAAGAAGACAAGAAATCTGTGGAAATTTTCGTGCCGTTAAATAACACTGAAACTCCGAGGAAAATACCTTATAACGTAACCACGGAAACCGATCATTCCAATGGAAGTATCCATACCAATGAGTCAG ATGCAGTTGCAAAGAATGGTACCAATATCAATGAAACATCTGTTAGTTCAGTAGCACCTTTACTGGCAGATAATGTAACTGCAAATGTAGGAGCAGTTAAGTCAACTGATCAGAATAATAAAAGTATGCCTTCAGGAATGATAGCGCTAGTTACCGCCATAAGTTTCGCTGTCGCTATTGCAATTGTATATATTGGCATGATTATCTGGAGACGATATATTGA ATATAGATACGGGCATCGGGAATTACTTGTGAACGAACTAGAATTTGACACTAATGATTTACGTCATTTTGAG CTGTGA
- the LOC100881002 gene encoding uncharacterized protein LOC100881002 isoform X1 gives MYQWPLIVALVVSMFVGRVCPVTQKSGHGDEGNISTQNISNANHTSSVSNANKTVEVSIKTAEDKKEKQNETKSSAPLESSTNVTSPHAQKTIDDGKHNCSSTKESTDMTNCYVTPHDNDEIIENEASTTEPTNTVTTATNKTETSTESQVTKAPPHVSTEEEDKKSVEIFVPLNNTETPRKIPYNVTTETDHSNGSIHTNESVSDAVAKNGTNINETSVSSVAPLLADNVTANVGAVKSTDQNNKSMPSGMIALVTAISFAVAIAIVYIGMIIWRRYIEYRYGHRELLVNELEFDTNDLRHFEL, from the exons ATGTATCAGTGGCCACTGATCGTTGCATTAGTGGTTTCGATGTTTG TTGGCAGAGTATGTCCGGTAACGCAAAAAAGCGGACATGGCGACGAAGGAAACATTTCGACGCAAAATATTAGCAACGCGAATCACACTTCCAGTGTTTCAAATGCTAATAAAACGGTCGAAGTTTCGATCAAAACAGCGGAGGATAAAAAGG AGAAGCAGAACGAAACCAAAAGCTCAGCACCGCTGGAAAGCTCGACGAACGTAACGTCGCCGCATGCACAGAAAACGATCGACGATGGGAAACACAATTGTAGTTCGACGAAGGAATCAACGGACATGACGAATTGTTATGTCACACCGCACGACAAcgatgaaattattgaaaacgaAGCAAGTACAACAG aGCCTACAAATACCGTAACTACCGCAACTAATAAGACTGAAACGAGCACGGAATCTCAAGTAACGAAAGCTCCTCCTCACGTGTCCACTGAGGAAGAAGACAAGAAATCTGTGGAAATTTTCGTGCCGTTAAATAACACTGAAACTCCGAGGAAAATACCTTATAACGTAACCACGGAAACCGATCATTCCAATGGAAGTATCCATACCAATGAGTCAG tttcaGATGCAGTTGCAAAGAATGGTACCAATATCAATGAAACATCTGTTAGTTCAGTAGCACCTTTACTGGCAGATAATGTAACTGCAAATGTAGGAGCAGTTAAGTCAACTGATCAGAATAATAAAAGTATGCCTTCAGGAATGATAGCGCTAGTTACCGCCATAAGTTTCGCTGTCGCTATTGCAATTGTATATATTGGCATGATTATCTGGAGACGATATATTGA ATATAGATACGGGCATCGGGAATTACTTGTGAACGAACTAGAATTTGACACTAATGATTTACGTCATTTTGAG CTGTGA
- the Cisd2 gene encoding CDGSH iron sulfur domain 2, giving the protein MEPVAHLVKVSIPNYLSGLPVPDSIGGWFRLGIRDWIALIPPTAMLAGIGYMSYKAFCPLAREATGRVNHMIKKDVNKVVDSVDVEDITEKAVFCRCWKSKNWPYCDGSHGPHNEATNDNVGPLVVTKKKD; this is encoded by the exons ATGGAGCCGGTCGCACACCTCGTTAAAGTGTCCATTCCCAATTATTTGTCTGGATTACCTGTTCCAGATTCTATAGGAGGATGGTTTCGACTTGGAA TACGAGACTGGATCGCCCTAATTCCTCCTACTGCTATGTTAGCTGGAATCGGTTATATGTCTTATAAAGCATTTTGTCCATTAGCTAGAGAA GCAACTGGACGTGTAAATCATATGATAAAAAAAGATGTAAATAAGGTGGTAGACTCTGTTGACGTAGAAGATATAACTGAGAAGGCTGTATTTTGCCGTTGTTGGAAATCTAAGAat TGGCCATACTGTGATGGTTCTCATGGACCTCATAATGAAGCAACAAATGATAATGTGGGACCCCTTGTAGTTACTAAAAAGAAAGATTAA